A portion of the Pararge aegeria chromosome 10, ilParAegt1.1, whole genome shotgun sequence genome contains these proteins:
- the LOC120627074 gene encoding beta-1-syntrophin-like, which translates to MVENGASSGGSESPNATGVRSGLLETLVRGVWYRVHCSLDDDYLSVCLDDGYDATMTLNGTLNNNNVETTNSDFTEVPEAIANQKRLVQVVKSDNNGLGISIKGGIENNMPILISKIFKDMAADLTEQLYVGDAIFSVNGEDLKDATHEEAVKALKRAGKMVQLEGK; encoded by the coding sequence ATGGTGGAAAACGGTGCATCTAGTGGTGGCAGCGAAAGCCCCAACGCCACAGGCGTTAGGTCTGGCCTATTAGAAACACTTGTCCGCGGCGTTTGGTATAGAGTTCATTGTTCATTAGATGACGACTATTTGAGCGTGTGCCTGGATGATGGCTACGATGCTACCATGACCCTTAACGGTAccttaaataacaataatgtaGAAACAACGAACAGCGACTTCACAGAAGTCCCCGAAGCTATAGCTAACCAAAAGCGCCTAGTACAAGTCGTCAAATCAGATAATAATGGCTTGGGTATATCAATAAAGGGTGGTATTGAGAACAACATGCCCATATTAATATCGAAAATATTCAAGGACATGGCTGCTGATCTCACAGAACAGCTGTATGTCGGTGACGCCATATTTTCTGTAAATGGAGAGGATTTGAAAGATGCCACACACGAAGAGGCAGTTAAAGCGCTAAAGAGAGCAGGGAAAATGGTGCAGTTGGAAGGCAAGTAG